A genomic segment from Alistipes senegalensis JC50 encodes:
- a CDS encoding RagB/SusD family nutrient uptake outer membrane protein, with amino-acid sequence MKTFAKIFVSCTLLLSSASCGEWLDVMPQGMTTEENLFSDYSGYRSALNGIYQQMASPSLYGRELSWGFVSALSQYYDFGSMDASQIYAYTEKMDYENKEVLDFLESIWQTAYNTIANCNALISHVEKADPDLFPYAESGEREMIYGEALAARALLHFELLRLFAAAPVVDLTAKAIPYSTTYPDKVPSRYTTEEVLEKIIADFEAALPLLAVNDLNLDALKTASMRFVSNDSRGLFFGFRGTRLHYWAVKALLARVYMYACDYEKALAAATEVYDACSSWFPLTDYSTASKVQGAVKLYDDIIFAAYDQYLTKNYNDVMLSNQNNFILALRNPMKRFTATEQKYDVRYKYCVNQPDAEEQEDVYTSCKYVKYTGTTGSDYDSGDTQGALVPVIRMSEVILIMAECKARGTAEGTVADAVSDLSTLVYKKRVRTGSVSASDFDTFMSKLELEVWKENIGEGQYFFYLKRINSPTLVSTTQTIQMADKYVFPIPDSETTLK; translated from the coding sequence ATGAAAACATTCGCAAAAATATTCGTTTCGTGCACGCTCCTGCTTTCGTCCGCATCCTGCGGCGAGTGGCTCGACGTCATGCCCCAGGGAATGACCACCGAGGAGAACCTTTTCAGCGACTATTCGGGCTACCGTTCGGCCCTGAACGGCATCTATCAGCAGATGGCCTCCCCGTCGCTCTACGGACGCGAACTCTCCTGGGGATTCGTGAGCGCCCTTTCGCAGTATTACGATTTCGGTTCGATGGATGCTTCGCAGATCTACGCCTATACCGAGAAGATGGACTACGAGAACAAGGAGGTGCTCGACTTTCTGGAATCCATCTGGCAGACCGCCTATAATACGATCGCCAACTGCAACGCGCTGATCAGCCATGTCGAGAAGGCCGATCCGGACCTCTTCCCCTATGCTGAGAGCGGCGAGCGGGAGATGATCTACGGCGAAGCGCTGGCAGCCCGCGCCCTGCTGCACTTCGAGCTGCTGCGGCTCTTCGCTGCGGCCCCCGTCGTGGATCTCACGGCCAAGGCGATTCCCTATTCGACGACCTATCCCGACAAGGTTCCGTCGCGCTATACGACCGAGGAGGTGCTCGAAAAGATCATCGCCGATTTCGAGGCGGCGCTTCCGCTGCTGGCCGTCAACGACTTGAATCTGGATGCACTCAAGACGGCCTCCATGCGTTTCGTGTCGAACGATTCGCGCGGTCTGTTCTTCGGCTTCCGCGGCACGCGGCTCCACTACTGGGCCGTCAAGGCGTTGCTGGCCCGCGTCTACATGTACGCCTGCGATTACGAGAAGGCTTTGGCCGCGGCCACCGAGGTCTACGACGCTTGTTCATCGTGGTTCCCGCTGACCGATTATTCGACGGCCAGCAAGGTTCAGGGTGCCGTGAAACTGTACGACGACATCATCTTTGCCGCCTACGACCAGTACCTGACGAAGAATTACAACGATGTGATGCTCTCGAACCAGAACAATTTCATTCTGGCGCTGCGCAATCCCATGAAGCGCTTCACGGCCACCGAGCAGAAGTACGACGTGCGTTATAAATACTGCGTCAACCAGCCCGACGCCGAGGAGCAGGAGGATGTCTACACGTCGTGCAAGTACGTGAAATATACCGGTACCACCGGTTCCGACTACGATTCCGGCGATACGCAGGGGGCGCTCGTTCCGGTCATCCGCATGTCGGAGGTCATTCTGATCATGGCCGAATGCAAGGCCCGCGGAACAGCCGAGGGTACGGTCGCTGATGCGGTTTCCGACCTGAGCACGCTGGTTTACAAGAAACGGGTCCGTACGGGTTCGGTCTCGGCCTCCGATTTCGACACGTTCATGTCGAAACTCGAACTCGAAGTCTGGAAGGAGAACATCGGCGAAGGACAGTATTTCTTCTACCTGAAGCGGATCAACAGTCCCACGCTCGTCAGCACCACGCAGACGATCCAGATGGCGGACAAATACGTATTCCCCATTCCCGACAGTGAAACGACCTTAAAATAA
- a CDS encoding DUF4843 domain-containing protein, producing MKKLIYLLAVAALGAGACSEQGLPTYGGDRYVYFVQKSDEIVRFSFKTTPGKDERTIRLAVETVSRTPDETLGYKLEIDPEKTTAPAGSYDLDPNPVIPAGSFSGETYVRVRKTDIMDEKEVDIAVRIVEGGAYRPGPTSNSLRIIRVSNIISQPDWWNDDFAAAFLGDYSDEKYEEFIKATGVSDLSDMDNSEISALCRQFVYYLRELRDNGNEVLEKDGRPMLDGININA from the coding sequence ATGAAAAAACTGATATATCTGCTTGCCGTCGCGGCCCTCGGCGCCGGGGCATGCTCCGAACAGGGGCTTCCGACTTATGGAGGCGACCGTTACGTCTATTTCGTCCAGAAGTCCGACGAGATCGTGCGCTTCTCGTTCAAGACGACGCCCGGGAAGGACGAGCGCACGATCCGCCTTGCGGTGGAGACCGTGAGCCGCACTCCCGACGAAACGCTCGGTTACAAATTGGAGATCGACCCGGAGAAAACCACCGCTCCGGCCGGGTCCTACGATCTCGATCCCAATCCGGTCATCCCGGCCGGATCGTTCTCCGGCGAAACCTACGTCCGGGTCCGCAAGACCGACATCATGGACGAGAAGGAGGTGGACATCGCCGTCCGCATCGTCGAGGGCGGCGCCTACCGGCCCGGCCCCACGTCCAACAGTCTGCGTATCATCCGCGTTTCGAACATCATCTCCCAGCCCGACTGGTGGAACGACGATTTCGCCGCCGCCTTCCTGGGCGATTATTCGGACGAGAAATACGAGGAGTTCATCAAGGCCACCGGCGTGAGCGATCTCTCCGACATGGACAACAGCGAGATTTCCGCCCTCTGCCGCCAGTTCGTCTACTACCTGCGCGAGCTGCGCGACAACGGCAACGAGGTGCTGGAAAAGGACGGCCGTCCGATGCTCGACGGAATCAATATCAACGCTTAA
- a CDS encoding PKD-like family lipoprotein, with protein sequence MKSFGIYLAALFAGAALATGCYEDKGNYDYTTTGDDIVVYRLDTMKSVRLSWSYDEEIVIEPGYRIVHDRVSEGSLRYEWNIDGETVSTDRILSIDPLSVGRHSGSFTVLDADRQIRYSTIFTLTVTSSFAEGWFILSDDGGKSLLSYVNLVDASTPGELVRDVYGEVNEGELGSDPRKVRLVAYDGLNVAYEWEVLQGSGSVSLDQATLTKTIDIDTEFVGGQAPEGFVPVDGFQRDGGSIVLSEDGKVYQRDFSFYNDYPVAHSGKYGTTPVYFDGGMEIALMNGFDHFTNKSYGHIPYALLYDRLNNRLLSVYGFNVRGNTSSKFGVFRALKVPDAASVKPGDTDPESGLVFPDVADLGDYTVQAMGARVTYATVGVATTSTNYLLLRSKTDGKYYLLSFDYKMNSESSVSFVLNSFRAFPETQGFGPESLFEVLIGGSEYIFYTAGSNNETLYAYDILSGASAPVYTASSQITALRPGVVSVPSSFAAYAKTNYLDRMLLGTTSGTLALLDISEAKIAEGAAPELASFSGLGKVVDMDFYVAKNPYCYFGF encoded by the coding sequence ATGAAGTCATTTGGCATATATCTCGCCGCACTGTTCGCAGGTGCGGCCCTGGCAACCGGTTGCTACGAGGACAAGGGAAATTACGATTACACCACGACCGGCGACGACATAGTCGTCTACCGTCTGGATACGATGAAGTCGGTCCGCCTGAGCTGGAGCTACGACGAGGAGATCGTCATCGAGCCCGGTTACAGGATCGTTCACGACCGGGTGTCGGAAGGCAGCCTGCGTTACGAATGGAACATCGACGGGGAGACGGTCTCCACGGATCGCATCCTGTCGATCGACCCGCTGTCGGTCGGACGGCATTCGGGCAGCTTTACGGTCCTCGATGCCGACCGTCAGATCCGTTACAGTACGATTTTCACCCTGACGGTCACCTCCTCGTTCGCCGAGGGGTGGTTCATTCTCTCCGACGACGGCGGCAAATCGCTGCTGAGCTACGTCAATCTCGTCGATGCCTCGACGCCGGGCGAACTGGTCCGCGACGTTTACGGCGAGGTGAACGAAGGGGAGCTCGGTTCGGACCCGCGGAAGGTCCGGCTGGTGGCTTACGACGGCCTGAACGTCGCCTATGAATGGGAGGTCCTGCAAGGCAGCGGAAGCGTCAGCCTCGATCAGGCCACGCTGACCAAGACGATCGACATCGACACCGAATTCGTCGGCGGACAGGCTCCCGAAGGCTTCGTTCCGGTCGATGGATTCCAGCGGGACGGAGGTTCGATCGTCCTGTCGGAGGACGGCAAGGTCTACCAGCGCGATTTCAGTTTCTACAACGATTATCCGGTCGCCCATTCGGGCAAATACGGCACGACGCCCGTCTATTTCGACGGCGGCATGGAGATCGCGTTGATGAACGGTTTCGACCACTTCACCAACAAGTCCTACGGCCATATTCCCTATGCGCTGCTCTACGACCGGCTGAACAACCGCCTGCTGAGCGTCTACGGTTTCAATGTCCGGGGAAACACCTCCAGCAAGTTCGGCGTGTTCCGCGCGTTGAAAGTGCCCGACGCAGCGTCCGTGAAGCCCGGGGATACCGATCCGGAGTCGGGACTCGTGTTCCCCGATGTCGCCGACCTGGGGGACTATACGGTTCAGGCCATGGGAGCCCGCGTCACCTATGCTACGGTCGGCGTTGCCACCACCTCGACCAATTACCTGCTGCTTCGTTCGAAAACGGACGGTAAATATTACCTGCTGTCGTTCGATTACAAGATGAACAGCGAATCGTCGGTTAGCTTTGTGCTGAATAGTTTCCGGGCTTTCCCCGAAACACAGGGCTTCGGACCCGAAAGTCTGTTCGAGGTATTGATCGGCGGCAGCGAGTACATCTTCTATACGGCAGGGTCGAACAATGAGACGCTTTACGCATACGATATTCTGAGCGGGGCCTCGGCTCCGGTCTATACGGCTTCGTCGCAGATCACGGCCCTGCGTCCGGGGGTGGTGTCGGTTCCGTCGTCGTTCGCGGCCTATGCCAAGACGAATTACTTGGACCGCATGCTTCTCGGCACGACATCGGGAACGCTGGCGCTGCTCGACATCTCGGAGGCGAAGATCGCGGAGGGCGCCGCTCCCGAACTCGCTTCGTTCTCCGGGCTGGGCAAAGTCGTGGATATGGATTTCTATGTGGCGAAAAATCCCTATTGCTACTTCGGGTTCTGA
- a CDS encoding zinc-dependent metalloprotease, with protein sequence MLKKTVLSLFCCGLLAGTLGAFPAAAASKKKKKAKSEQPAPAPKKTSEYEKLFKEKHETADGMIRLHKVKGKLYFEFPVALLGRDMLLGSTVSEISDNGDAVIGSKPTDPLWIQFTRTGDKVQVRKLVRDNVTDAASPNIARSLANNNIGAIIKSYDIAAWSPDSCAVVFNATDLFLSDNKALTPFDPYGENLYYGRVTRSASYQSDKSFLGEIRAFEDNVVIRSHLSYTYTLKAGSKEIASDVPFTAVMTRSLVLLPETPYEPRFVDSRMSVFPTGKILFSEREQQAKLLCYANRWRVEPSDEAAYRRGELVRPKKPIVFYIDPDFPESWRKPIFEAVEQWNEPFERIGFKQAVEAREFPKDDPEFDPDNIKYSCIRYAPIGISNAMGPSWVDPRSGEIVNASVYVFHDIVKLVNNWRFIQTAQADKSVRSVKLPREVMDDALRYVVTHEVGHCLGFMHNMSASAVIPVDSLRSPSFTQKYGTTTSIMDYARFNYVAQPGDMERGVRMTPPRFGVYDYYAVKWLYTPVFDAASPEEVYKITSRWITEAAADPVLRYGKQQGAVLDPRSQTEDLGDDAVKASEYGIRNLRYILANLNDWVKDEDRDYSYRTDIYKGIVSQYIRYIGHVFANVGGIYLNEKHVGDPVDAYKSVPKERQRAAVLFLLGQLADLDWMDDEGLMRNIQFMGSPKAYMQIAIIRAVVMSAVKVENSAQLSDDPYTVEACMKDIYDFVWKPTVQGKNPTEEQMMIQREYLLTICKAAGLKYAGTGAVPKAFAGGLDEEIGFDPYAIAVPECLRGYQSMTDNLCYCGSEHVHSHAGADPGPVSGYNPPRILYVVKQSLEAENYANLLRVQRLLKSRVNSGSQKTRMHYALMLHNIEKTLK encoded by the coding sequence ATGTTGAAGAAAACCGTTTTATCATTGTTTTGCTGCGGTCTGCTGGCCGGGACGCTCGGTGCGTTCCCGGCGGCGGCCGCTTCGAAGAAAAAGAAAAAGGCGAAATCCGAACAACCGGCTCCCGCGCCGAAAAAGACGAGCGAATACGAGAAGCTCTTCAAGGAGAAGCACGAGACGGCCGACGGCATGATCCGCCTGCACAAGGTCAAGGGTAAACTCTATTTCGAGTTCCCGGTGGCACTGCTCGGGCGCGACATGCTGCTCGGATCGACCGTCAGCGAGATTTCGGACAACGGCGACGCCGTCATCGGTTCCAAACCGACCGATCCGCTGTGGATACAGTTCACCCGCACGGGCGACAAGGTGCAGGTCCGCAAGCTGGTCCGCGACAACGTGACCGATGCGGCGAGCCCCAATATCGCCCGGTCGCTGGCGAACAACAACATCGGCGCGATCATCAAGTCGTACGACATTGCGGCGTGGAGTCCCGACAGTTGCGCGGTCGTTTTCAATGCGACGGACCTCTTCCTGAGCGACAACAAGGCTCTGACGCCGTTCGACCCCTACGGAGAGAACCTCTACTACGGGAGGGTGACCCGCTCGGCGAGCTACCAGTCCGACAAGTCGTTCCTCGGGGAGATCCGCGCCTTCGAGGACAACGTCGTGATCCGCAGCCACCTGAGCTACACCTACACGCTCAAAGCCGGAAGCAAGGAGATCGCCTCCGACGTGCCTTTCACGGCCGTCATGACGCGTTCGCTCGTGCTGCTGCCCGAAACGCCTTACGAGCCGCGCTTCGTCGATAGCCGCATGTCGGTTTTCCCCACCGGGAAGATTCTTTTCAGCGAGCGGGAGCAGCAGGCCAAGCTGCTCTGCTACGCCAACCGCTGGCGCGTCGAGCCGTCGGACGAGGCGGCCTACCGCCGCGGGGAGCTCGTCCGGCCCAAGAAACCGATCGTCTTCTACATCGACCCCGATTTCCCCGAGAGCTGGCGCAAGCCCATTTTCGAAGCCGTCGAGCAGTGGAACGAGCCGTTCGAACGCATCGGATTCAAACAGGCCGTCGAGGCCCGCGAGTTTCCGAAGGACGACCCGGAGTTCGACCCCGACAACATCAAATATTCGTGCATCCGCTATGCGCCCATCGGCATCTCCAACGCTATGGGGCCCTCGTGGGTCGATCCGCGCAGCGGCGAGATCGTCAACGCCTCGGTCTACGTGTTCCACGACATCGTCAAGCTGGTGAACAACTGGCGCTTCATCCAGACGGCCCAGGCCGACAAGTCGGTGCGCAGCGTGAAACTGCCCCGCGAGGTGATGGACGACGCCCTGCGCTACGTGGTGACCCACGAGGTCGGGCATTGCCTGGGATTCATGCACAACATGAGCGCTTCGGCCGTCATTCCGGTCGATTCGCTGCGCTCGCCGTCGTTTACGCAGAAATACGGTACGACCACCTCGATCATGGACTATGCGCGCTTCAACTACGTGGCCCAGCCGGGCGACATGGAGCGGGGCGTGCGGATGACGCCTCCCCGTTTCGGCGTCTACGACTACTACGCTGTCAAATGGCTCTATACGCCGGTCTTCGACGCCGCATCGCCCGAGGAGGTCTACAAGATCACGTCGCGGTGGATCACCGAGGCCGCCGCCGATCCCGTGCTCCGCTACGGCAAGCAGCAGGGCGCCGTGCTCGATCCCCGCTCGCAGACCGAGGACCTCGGCGACGACGCCGTGAAGGCGTCGGAGTACGGCATCCGTAACCTGCGCTACATCCTCGCCAATCTGAACGACTGGGTGAAGGACGAGGACCGCGACTACTCCTACCGGACCGACATTTACAAGGGCATCGTCAGCCAGTATATCCGTTACATCGGCCACGTGTTCGCCAACGTGGGCGGCATTTATCTCAACGAGAAGCACGTGGGCGATCCGGTCGATGCCTACAAGAGCGTTCCCAAGGAGCGCCAGCGCGCCGCCGTGCTGTTCCTGCTCGGCCAGCTGGCCGACCTGGACTGGATGGATGACGAGGGCCTGATGCGCAACATTCAGTTCATGGGTTCCCCCAAGGCTTACATGCAGATCGCCATCATCCGCGCCGTGGTCATGAGCGCCGTGAAGGTCGAGAACTCCGCGCAGCTCTCCGACGATCCCTACACCGTCGAGGCTTGCATGAAGGACATCTACGATTTCGTCTGGAAACCCACCGTGCAGGGCAAGAACCCCACCGAGGAGCAGATGATGATCCAGCGCGAATACCTGCTGACCATCTGCAAGGCCGCCGGGCTGAAATACGCCGGTACGGGCGCCGTGCCGAAAGCCTTCGCCGGCGGGCTGGACGAGGAGATCGGGTTCGATCCCTACGCCATCGCCGTTCCGGAGTGCCTGCGGGGGTATCAGTCCATGACCGACAACCTCTGCTATTGCGGTTCGGAGCACGTGCATTCGCACGCCGGGGCTGATCCGGGGCCGGTTTCGGGCTACAATCCGCCGCGCATCCTCTACGTCGTCAAGCAGTCGCTCGAAGCCGAGAACTACGCCAACCTGCTGCGCGTGCAACGGCTGCTCAAAAGCCGCGTGAACAGCGGTTCGCAGAAGACGCGGATGCACTATGCGCTGATGCTGCACAATATCGAGAAAACCCTGAAATAA